A stretch of the Pogona vitticeps strain Pit_001003342236 chromosome 8, PviZW2.1, whole genome shotgun sequence genome encodes the following:
- the LOC110078884 gene encoding NXPE family member 1-like, with product MRWPSGFVALLLLTIIILSYTLQKVEFKFKIYGNFRNHLEAAWAATGNGVSSTIRPTKDGILYHLEMEWSKKEKEIKNILQELDQLMLNVTFRDIKTVTSAKNSQATIVNRQDAYCVGDHLAVRLDLYDHVGKRKEHGGDFLQARIYSLNLEAGASGLVQDHGNGTYLVDFTLFWEGNVSVSLLLIHPSEAVSALWRARKKGYDKIGFTGKFLNGTSAVNTECGFKLNRSLELCAYLDERDQEAFYCVKPKNVPCEAFVSLKSYNTPISYLTALERTLLTRSNVGVQIPHVLGDIHVVSCKKRKPASEKCTFGVNVPFPSGFVWQNQWHPLSCDLRAFDTVDHLTTCLKGKLVYLLGDSTGRQWIESLTRRVHTLRYLDSHGAGKHKNLIAVDPAQNIQIQWRKHHHPLVTGHEYLVTDHSYIAQEIDKVAGDEATAVIIAIGQHFRPFPLELFLRRALNVRSAIRRLLLRSPGTKVVLKGENVRELDVDQERFSDFHGYAQYLAVKEIFQDLNVVFIDAWDMTVAYGTNNVHPPDHVVWNEIKMFLNSIC from the exons ATGAGATGGCCCTCAGGCTTTGTGGCCCTTCTTCTTCTAACCATCATCATCCTCAGCTACACCCTCCAGAAAGTTGagttcaag ttCAAAATATACGGAAACTTTAGGAATCATCTTGAAGCAGCCTGGGCTGCCACAGGTAACG GTGTCAGTAGCACAATACGGCCAACGAAAGATGGCATTCTGTATCATCTTGAGATGGAGTggtcaaaaaaggagaaagagattaAAAATATCCTTCAAGAACTGGACCAGCTGATGCTGAATGTTACTTTCAGGGATATAAAGACCGTCACAAGTGCCAAGAACAGCCAAGCCACCATCGTAAACCGCCAGGACGCTTACTGCGTGGGAGACCACTTGGCGGTTCGACTGGATCTCTACGACCACgtggggaagaggaaggagcacGGAGGAGATTTCCTACAAGCGAGGATCTACTCGCTGAACCTTGAGGCTGGCGCCTCCGGGCTTGTCCAGGATCACGGGAATGGGACGTATCTGGTTGATTTCACTTTATTCTGGGAGGGGAACGTCAGCGTTTCCCTCTTGCTCATCCACCCCAGTGAAGCTGTTTCTGCTCTTTGGAGAGCGAGGAAGAAAGGCTACGACAAAATAGGTTTCACGGGTAAATTTTTAAACGGAACTTCAGCCGTCAACACTGAATGTGGTTTCAAGCTGAACCGAAGTCTGGAACTGTGCGCTTATCTGGACGAGAGAGACCAGGAGGCCTTCTACTGCGTGAAACCCAAGAATGTGCCTTGTGAAGCTTTCGTCAGCCTGAAGTCCTACAACACACCCATCTCGTATCTCACAGCCTTGGAACGGACTCTTTTAACGAG GTCTAACGTGGGAGTCCAGATCCCTCACGTGCTTGGGGATATTCATGTCGTCTCCTGCAAAA aACGGAAACCGGCAAGTGAGAAATGCACTTTTGGGGTGAATGTCCCCTTTCCTAGTGGCTTTGTGTGGCAGAACCAATGGCACCCCCTTTCCTGTGATCTGCGTGCTTTTGACACTGTGGACCACCTTACCACCTGCTTGAAGGGAAAACTGGTTTATCTCCTGGGAGACTCGACCGGGCGGCAGTGGATTGAGAGCCTGACAAGGAGAGTACACA CTCTTCGGTATCTTGACAGCCACGGAGCTGGAAAGCACAAGAACCTGATCGCTGTGGACCCGGCCCAAAACATTCAGATCCAGTGGAGAAAACACCACCACCCTTTAGTCACGGGCCACGAGTACCTGGTCACAGACCACAGCTATATCGCTCAGGAGATCGACAAGGTGGCTGGTGACGAGGCCACGGCCGTTATCATAGCCATTGGCCAACACTTCCGCCCCTTCCCGCTCGAGCTGTTCCTCCGAAGGGCCCTTAACGTGCGGAGCGCCATCCGCCGCCTTCTCCTGCGCAGTCCGGGCACGAAGGTCGTTCTCAAGGGAGAAAACGTACGAGAGCTGGACGTCGACCAGGAGCGATTCAGCGACTTCCACGGCTACGCCCAGTACCTGGCGGTCAAAGAGATCTTTCAGGACCTGAATGTGGTCTTCATCGATGCCTGGGATATGACGGTGGCTTACGGCACGAACAATGTTCATCCCCCAGATCACGTGGTTTGGAATgaaatcaaaatgtttttaaacagcaTCTGCTGA
- the LOC110078874 gene encoding LOW QUALITY PROTEIN: NXPE family member 2 (The sequence of the model RefSeq protein was modified relative to this genomic sequence to represent the inferred CDS: deleted 2 bases in 1 codon): MRWPSGFVVLVLLTIIILSYTLQRVEIKFKIYGNFTNQLQAATGNGVSSSVRPTKDGILYHLEMEWSKKEKEIENILQELDEMIPNVTFRDIKTVTSAKNSQATIVNRQDTYCVGDHLAVRLDLYDHVGKRKEHGGDFLRARIYSQNLEAGASGLVQDHRNGTYLVDFTLFWEGNVSVSLLLIHPSEAVSALWRARKKGYDKIAFTGKFLNGTSAVNTECGFKLNRRQELCAYLDERDQEAFYCVKPKNVPCEAFVQLKTHNTPISYLTGMEQSLLRRPNLGVEIPWAFKDIHVVPCNGTKTAKETCRVGMASPVPSGYVLHNVWHPGFCSVTDFSTLAKIQSCLKKKMVYLMGDSTSFQWVTSLLKRVTTLRYFDTHPDAPAFNTRMAVDLERNTFIQWKKHGHPIVTLAFYSVKDLDYVAREIDRVGGTATRAVILALGQHFRPFPIDIFVRRAVNIRNAVERLLLRSPDTKVIVKAENIREMRGDMERFGDFHGYMQKLAMQRIFRSLKVGMIDAWDMTVAYNTDNVHPPEDVVWNQIVMFLTYFC, encoded by the exons ATGAGATGGCCCTCAGGCTTTGTGGTCCTTGTTCTTCTAACCATCATCATCCTCAGCTACACTCTCCAGAGAGTTGagatcaag ttCAAAATATATGGAAACTTTACGAATCAACTTCAAGCGGCCACAGGTAATG GTGTCAGTAGCTCAGTACGGCCAACGAAAGATGGCATTCTGTATCATCTTGAGATGGAGTggtcaaaaaaggagaaagagattgAAAATATCCTTCAAGAACTGGACGAGATGATCCCCAACGTTACATTCAGGGATATAAAGACCGTCACAAGTGCCAAGAACAGCCAAGCCACCATCGTAAACCGCCAGGACACTTACTGTGTGGGAGACCACTTGGCGGTTCGTCTGGATCTCTACGACCATGTTGGGAAGAGGAAGGAGCATGGAGGCGATTTCCTACGAGCGAGGATCTACTCACAGAACCTCGAGGCTGGCGCCTCCGGACTTGTCCAGGACCACCGGAACGGGACGTATCTGGTCGATTTCACTTTATTCTGGGAGGGGAACGTCAGCGTTTCCCTCTTGCTCATCCACCCCAGTGAAGCTGTTTCCGCTCTTTGGAGAGCGAGGAAGAAAGGCTACGACAAAATAGCTTTCACGGGTAAATTTTTAAACGGAACTTCAGCTGTCAACACTGAATGTGGTTTCAAGCTGAACCGAAGGCAGGAACTGTGCGCTTATCTGGACGAGAGAGACCAGGAGGCCTTCTACTGCGTAAAACCCAAGAATGTACCTTGCGAAGCTTTTGTTCAGCTGAAGACCCACAACACACCCATCTCGTATCTCACAGGCATGGAACAGAGCCTTTTAAGAAG GCCAAACCTTGGAGTTGAGATTCCTTGGGCATTCAAGGACATTCATGTCGTACCCTGTAATG GAACCAAGACGGCCAAGGAGACATGTCGGGTTGGGATGGCCTCGCCCGTGCCGAGTGGCTACGTTCTTCATAACGTTTGGCATCCAGGATTTTGCTCAGTGACTGATTTCAGCACCCTGGCGAAAATCCAAAGCTGCCTAAAGAAGAAAATGGTTTATCTCATGGGAGATTCGACATCGTTCCAGTGGGTGACCTCCCTTTTGAAAAGGGTAACAA CCCTCAGGTATTTTGATACTCACCCGGATGCTCCAGCGTTCAACACCCGTATGGCTGTGGACCTGGAAAGGAACACGTTTATCCAGTGGAAGAAACACGGGCACCCCATCGTGACCCTCGCCTTCTATTCAGTCAAAGACTTAGATTACGTCGCTCGGGAGATTGACCGAGTGGGC GGGACAGCGACACGGGCCGTCATCCTTGCCCTGGGCCAGCATTTCCGTCCGTTCCCCATCGATATTTTTGTTCGAAGGGCGGTTAACATCCGCAATGCTGTCGAGCGCCTTCTTCTGAGAAGCCCAGACACCAAAGTCATTGTCAAAGCAGAGAACATTCGAGAAATGAGAGGAGATATGGAACGGTTCGGTGATTTCCATGGCTATATGCAGAAGCTGGCCATGCAACGCATTTTTCGAAGTCTCAAGGTAGGCATGATCGATGCCTGGGACATGACGGTTGCCTACAACACCGACAATGTCCACCCCCCTGAGGATGTGGTTTGGAACCAAATTGTGATGTTCTTAACATACTTCTGTTAG